In Bacteroidota bacterium, the genomic window CGATAGTTATCGGAGTTCGCGGCGAGCGATACTACAATAAAATAAAGTGTCCGTTATAATTTGGCTTTTCTTATTTGAATTATGAAAGAGGTCTATTCTAAAAACTAATCCGCCACAGGCGGAGAACTATTATAGTTTAAGAAATGGTATTATATGTAAGGCTAGTGCGTTTTTGATTTGAATTTGCATGGAGCATGTAGAATTGTATTATTGACAGCAAGCACCTATTGTCCCACTCATTTTTATTTGCGATAAAATAAAAAACGCACCCGAAGTTACTATCTCTGCATCCTCTGCTACTTCCTTCAAGGCTTTAATCTCTATATATTTCCCGTCAGTAATTCCTGTCTTCACTTCTATAATAGTGAATTTAAAACCTCCTGCTTCAGTTTGTTTACTGCAATTTTCATGTGCCGTACATTCTTTGTGTTTGCAATTTTTTTTGTCTTTACATTTTTCGTGTGCCTCGCATTCTGCGTGCTCGGGGCAATCTTCTTCCAAAGGACATTCTTCGTGCCCCGTGCATAATTCATGTTTCCCACAATTCATTTTGACTTCCTTAATAAATATATATTCTTTATCGTTCTCTTTTACTATGGCATTTACTGGAACGCAGTTTACGTTGCCACCATTTAATTCTACTATAGCATTAATAAACATGCCAGGCAATAGTTCTTTATCTTCTTTATCTAAATGGCAATGAATACGAACACTCCTGCTGTCATCAAATAAACGGCCAATTAAATGCACTGTTGCTGTTAATTCTTTATCAGGATCATTGGCCAAGGTAAATCTTACTTTTTGCCCCGGTTTGATTTTTGTGATATCCTTTTCAAAAACTGTTAGTTCGGCATGCAGGTGTTCGGTATCTACAATTTCAAACATAATATCTTGTTGGTTTACCATTCGGCCAATGTTCACATTTATTTTGGTTATATAACCATTAATAGGGGATCTAACACTGATAGTTCCCGATATATTCCCACTGAGTATATTGTTTTTATCGATGCCCGCCATTCTTATTTTTTCTTCCAATGCTTTATATTTTGCTTGCGATATATTATAGTCGCTTTGCGTTTGTTGCATCACTTTTGTGGAGTTTACATTTTCTTTACTCAACAGTTGCTGGCGTTTATATTCCTGCTCCAAAAAGTCAAACTTGCTTTTTGCTTCAACAAAATCCTGTTGTAATTGTACAATATCGGGATGCTCTATTACAGCAATAACTTGACCTTTGATAACGTGCATCCCCTCTAACATGCCCGTTGATTTTAGAAAGCCTCCTATTGGGGCACTTACCGAGATTAAATTCTGGGGTGGAACATCTAACTTACCATTTACTTTTAAAATCCCATTTAGATTTTTAGTTTCAATTATTCCAGTTTCGATTTCGGAGTTTTCAAATTGTTCTTTTGTTAATGAAATAGTTTTCTGGTCGGCAGCACATGTGTCTTTGCTGCTTGCATTCTTTTTCTCCTCTTTTGCAGAACAAGCAGTAAGTACAAACAACAGTATAATTATGCTGAATTTATATATATATATTAATATGTTTTTCATCTTGATTTTATTTTAATTTTGTTATTTGATGATGCCTGATAAAAATTCTAATCCAATAATGTTTTTATTATAGTTCAACAACGTTTCTAAATAGCTCTGTTTTATTTCGCCTGCTTGTTGCAGATTAACAACATGCCACGAATGGCTTATCTCGCCTTTTTGGTATGCCAGTGTACTTTGTTTTATGATAAGCTCTGCATTGGGCAAGCCACTTGTTTTATAATATTGCAGCGATTGTTTGGTTTTTAAATATTGAGCATAGGTCGCCTCAATTTCTGCCCTTGCATTACTTTGAGATTGTTTGTATTGTAATTCCGCTTTTTGTTGCATGAACTCAGCAGCTTTTACTTTTGCAGCTTGGGGAACAAACCATATAGGTATGCTTATACCTGCCGAAAATCCCATGAAACGATTTCCATAATTTGCCAATGGAGCATTGGGGTTGTCGCCATAAGGAACTCCATATAATGTTTGGTTAAAATAGCCTATTGTAATATCAGGGAGAAAAGCATTTTTATCTACATTCTTCTGATTGCTCGCTATGGAAACCTGCTGTTTCATATATAATACAAATGGATGTTTGGCAGATAAGTTTGAATCTATATGAAAACTTAAAGTATCTTCTTTCAATGCTGCATCGAAAAAAGAGTATATAGAAGTATTTGTCAACGATTTCAATTGGGCTGAAAGCATATTTCGGTCATTGTCAATCTGCATTAATAAATTTTCTATTTCCTTACTTCGTGCTTCAGCAGTCGATTTTTCAAGTAAATTAATTTCGCCTGTTTGATATTTTAACGTAGATGATTTTGCAAGCATATTATATATGCTGTCTTTTGTTTGAAGTAAAATTTTTCGCTGATTTAAAAACAACCATTCGTAATATATTTGTTTGATTTGATAAACTACCTCCGCTTCAGTTAATTTTTTCTTTAACACATTGCTTGCAACGATTGATCCTGCTAATTTCGATTTAGCGGCAAAAGTAGTAGGGAAAGGCAGTGTTTGTGATACTGTAATGTTATTGTCGTTCTTTGCAAAACTATTATACTGCCCATAAATTAAACTAACATTTGTTTTACCTATTTCAGTGGTGGCTTTTCTTAAATACTCGCTACTTTTTATTTCAGCATCTGCAGCTAAAATATTATTATTATTCTTTAGGCCACTTGCAATCCATTCATCTAAACTGGTGCTTGTTTGAGCATTGATGGTGCTGCTAACTAAGCATATAAGTATTATAGTTATGGGTTTAATAATTGTGATGGATTTAGACCTCACCCTTTCAAATAAAATATATAAAATAGGCAATATAATTAAAGTGAGTATGGTGGCACTTATTAAACCACCTATTACCACCGTTGCCAAAGGTTTCTGCACTTCGGCACCTGCTCCATGCGATAAAGCCATAGGAAGGAAACCAAGCGATGCAACTGCTGCTGTCATAATTACAGGACGAAGTCTAACTCTTGTTCCTGTCAAAACTCTTTGTATTATATCTGTCATACCTTCTTTTTTTAGTTGATTAAAATATCCTATTAATACAATTCCATTTAATACCGCTACTCCAAATAATGCAATAAAACCAACCCCAGCAGAGATACTAAAAGGCATACCTCTTAAATACAATGCGAATACACCGCCAATGGCAGAAAGTGGGATAGCAGAGAAAATGAGTAAGGCTTGTTTGAATGAACCAAAAGTAAAAAATAGGAGCATAAAAATTAATAGCAAGGTAACAGGAACTGCAATAGACAATCTTTCTTTGGCTTCTGTTAAATTTTGAAATTGTCCACCATAAGTAATATGATAACTTGGGGGTAGTTTTAATTCGGCATCTAATTTTATTTGTATTTCTTCTACCACAGATTCCACATCACGCCCTTCCACATTAAAACCAATCACAATTCTGCGTTTTGTATTATCGTGCGATATTTGAGCAGGTCCTTCCTTATAACTTATTTCTGCGATTTGATTTAGCGGTATTTTTATTCCATTATCGGTGTGCAGATAAAGTTGGCTCACATCGGATATATTTTGCCTGAAATTTTTATTGAATCTTACCACCAAATCAAATTTCTTTTCCCCTTCTAGCACAACGCCCGACGCTTTGCCTGCAAAGGCTGCTGTTATTATTTTATTTACTTCGCTAATTTTAATACCGTATTGGGCTAATTTATCACGCTGATACTTTACTGTGATTTGTGGCAAGCCTGCAACCTTTTCAATATTGGGAGTACCCACGCCTTTTACCTGTGTTATTAATTGTGACACCTTATCTGCTTGGGTTGCTAATATTGTCATATCATCTCCATATATTTTAACAGCAAC contains:
- a CDS encoding efflux RND transporter periplasmic adaptor subunit, which produces MKNILIYIYKFSIIILLFVLTACSAKEEKKNASSKDTCAADQKTISLTKEQFENSEIETGIIETKNLNGILKVNGKLDVPPQNLISVSAPIGGFLKSTGMLEGMHVIKGQVIAVIEHPDIVQLQQDFVEAKSKFDFLEQEYKRQQLLSKENVNSTKVMQQTQSDYNISQAKYKALEEKIRMAGIDKNNILSGNISGTISVRSPINGYITKINVNIGRMVNQQDIMFEIVDTEHLHAELTVFEKDITKIKPGQKVRFTLANDPDKELTATVHLIGRLFDDSRSVRIHCHLDKEDKELLPGMFINAIVELNGGNVNCVPVNAIVKENDKEYIFIKEVKMNCGKHELCTGHEECPLEEDCPEHAECEAHEKCKDKKNCKHKECTAHENCSKQTEAGGFKFTIIEVKTGITDGKYIEIKALKEVAEDAEIVTSGAFFILSQIKMSGTIGACCQ
- a CDS encoding CusA/CzcA family heavy metal efflux RND transporter yields the protein MFDKLIGFSIKNKMVVGLFTIALIVWGIYSLKKIPIDALPDITNNQVMVITTAPTVAAQEVESFITNPLEIAMSNLTDVKEIRSISRSGLSIITIVFDDKIETYKARQLVAEKIKQAESQIPQGLGKPEMGPITTGLGEIYQYTVHPEKGFETKYNAQDLRTIQDWIIRRQLAGVAGVTEVSAWGGEVKQYEVSLDPNRLNAMNISVGEVFEALHDGNENTGGAYIEKGSNVSFIRGIGMVNSKEDIENIVIKTVNNMPVLIRNVGTVIFGNAPRYGAITRNGEGEVVAGITLMLKGENSLKVIENVKMRMAEIQKSLPEGVVIDPYIERSALVKRAMGTVKTNLIEGGLIVIFVLVLLLGNLRAGLVVASVIPLALLFAISMMNLFGVSGNLMSLGAIDFGLIVDGAVIIIEATLHHITSRNISKNFPDGKLTQMQMDEEVYVSATKIRSSAAFGEIIIMIVYLPILALVGIEGKMFSPMAQTVAFAILGALILSLTYVPMASALFLSKKTQYKKNISDKIMAFFERLYIPVITKSIKRKSIIIICTLALFISSIFMFSRMGGEFIPTLEEGDFAIEFAMMQGTSLKQMTETITKAEKILKSKFPEINQLVTRIGSAEIPTDPMPMERADIMVAMKPKEEWTSATTKEQMMEKMVETVRSGLVGVNLEITQPIQMRFNELMTGVKQDVAVKIYGDDMTILATQADKVSQLITQVKGVGTPNIEKVAGLPQITVKYQRDKLAQYGIKISEVNKIITAAFAGKASGVVLEGEKKFDLVVRFNKNFRQNISDVSQLYLHTDNGIKIPLNQIAEISYKEGPAQISHDNTKRRIVIGFNVEGRDVESVVEEIQIKLDAELKLPPSYHITYGGQFQNLTEAKERLSIAVPVTLLLIFMLLFFTFGSFKQALLIFSAIPLSAIGGVFALYLRGMPFSISAGVGFIALFGVAVLNGIVLIGYFNQLKKEGMTDIIQRVLTGTRVRLRPVIMTAAVASLGFLPMALSHGAGAEVQKPLATVVIGGLISATILTLIILPILYILFERVRSKSITIIKPITIILICLVSSTINAQTSTSLDEWIASGLKNNNNILAADAEIKSSEYLRKATTEIGKTNVSLIYGQYNSFAKNDNNITVSQTLPFPTTFAAKSKLAGSIVASNVLKKKLTEAEVVYQIKQIYYEWLFLNQRKILLQTKDSIYNMLAKSSTLKYQTGEINLLEKSTAEARSKEIENLLMQIDNDRNMLSAQLKSLTNTSIYSFFDAALKEDTLSFHIDSNLSAKHPFVLYMKQQVSIASNQKNVDKNAFLPDITIGYFNQTLYGVPYGDNPNAPLANYGNRFMGFSAGISIPIWFVPQAAKVKAAEFMQQKAELQYKQSQSNARAEIEATYAQYLKTKQSLQYYKTSGLPNAELIIKQSTLAYQKGEISHSWHVVNLQQAGEIKQSYLETLLNYNKNIIGLEFLSGIIK